In Corvus cornix cornix isolate S_Up_H32 chromosome 9, ASM73873v5, whole genome shotgun sequence, the genomic stretch TTTAGTGCTTTCACTGCAAAACTGTTCTTTTCTATCTTGTGTTCCTGGACTTTTGAATAGATGTTTCTTCTGGtgcattcccagagcagctgcagtctTGCAAATTTTTGGGCACTGAAAGCAAGCGTATCCTTTTCCATTATGTTCAAGTATGTGCCTTTGCTCATGGTTCCTTTTGGTAGAAAGATACAAGAAGCTCTGAAAGCAGAACTGACAGTGGTAGCGTTTTTCTCCAGTATGAAttctttcatgtattttgaGTGTTTCATTTAAAGTGAATGCCTTATTACAGTACTGGCAGACAAAATCTTTAACACCTAGGTGAATACGTTCGTGTTTCTGTAAATTTCCAGGAACTGAGAAACATTTTCCACAGGTTTTGCAAGTGTAGGGCTTTTCCCCAGTGTGACACCtcatatgcatttttaaagtggATGGACTTCGAAATTGTTTTTGGCAAAACTCACAAGTGGAAGGCTTTGAAGCAGCAACATGCCAGTGCACATGTTCTTGAGCTTCTGGTGCGGAAGACTGGTCTCTGTCACAGAGCTCACAATGAAGATTAGGCATTTCTGTGTTCTCCTCCTGGCTGACTGCCTTTTCCTCAGGAGCATTCCTGAGTGCATACTCTCGACTGCATGTGTTGTGGCTTTCCACACTGATGCTCCTCCTCCCATGCTTTTTCCTCCACTTggtctttttcatttttcttagctgtttggatttcttttttggtttgtaaTTATAATAAGGTCTCCAGGGTTTATCACTGGAGTCCTGGTCACTTACATCATCACACATTTCTGTCAGCTCCAGGCATTCTGAACTATAGAGTCTAgatgggcttttttcttttacctccaTTTCTGGCTCCTCAATGAGATTGTCCTGTTTGGACTCATGTTTGGATTTTCGGCCCCTTTTACAAAATAGCTTAGATCCTAATATATGTCTTTTTACAATGGCTTCATTACCGATTTTTACTGTTATCTGACAAAGTGGTGCGACATTGCTGTCAGCTGATGTTCCAGGTAAGGCAGGCTTTGCAATGTATGTTTCAGTTTTACTGGACTCTTGGACAGTATTTGTAGTTTTGCTACATGAACCTCCAGATCCTGTGACATGCTGCGTATCCTCAGTTGCTTCTGCTCTGTTGTACggcagtgttttctttctctccttaaTAGTTTTTGATTTTGTAATGCACTTCCCGTAATTATCTGACCCGTACTTACAGTCATCACTTACTGACTGACTGGGTAGGTTATTTGAAGATTCTGTCTTACTGTTTTCTATGGAAGTGACTGTTTTACTGTGCATTATTACTGATGAAACTCTGCTACTGTGCATTATAACAGACggtgcagagctgctgtaacTGATGACAGAGGTTGAATTTTCACTCACGTTAGCTAAAGACACAACCGAAGAATCACACTCCTGCGAACCAGAGTCATTCGCAGCAGTGGGAACTCTTTTTTCAACTGGGAAAAAGTCCCTCTGCAGGTCAGAATTTAAGATACCTACTCCCCAAGAGGAAGAATTCTGAGTATTTGTGGAAGATGCTGTGTCATTACATGAAGATGTATCCAAGGCCAGAGTTCTGTTGTTTGACATTATACTATGTTGAAAATTCAGTGGTGGCAGCTCAGAGCTAAGAGAACTCGGAATAAAACAGTTAGAAGAAGCAGTTTCATTAGCCTGGGTACTTGGTGGAACATTTTCATAGGAAGAATTTCGGTAGGATTTGTAAGGCAGTCGCCTGCATTTCATAGGTAAGAGTCGATACAGTTTGTATGGGTACATACTTGGTTTTAAACCCCCATTAGCTGTCTTTTTATTTACTGAGAGGCGATGGTCAATTGCATGGAAAGACTTCTGGTGATTTTTCAGTATATAGTAAGTCATGAAGGTCTCCAGACAGAAAATGCACTGGTAGCGCCTCTCTCCAGTGTGCCAGATCTCATGTCTGGTGCGGTACTCAGCTAACGCGAACACTTTATTGCAGTAATGACAAGGGTATGTTCTTCTCCAGGAATGCACATTTGCATGTCTTCGAAGGCTGGACAATGTGACATAACTACGCTTGCAAACGACGCAAGTGTATAATATCTGCCCATCGACAACTTTAACCAAATGA encodes the following:
- the ZBTB38 gene encoding zinc finger and BTB domain-containing protein 38, with amino-acid sequence MTVMSHSKDLKDDFHSDTVLSILNEQRIRGILCDVTIIVEDTKFKAHSNVLAASSLYFKNIFWSRTICISGHVLELDDLKAEVFTEILNYIYSSTVVVKRQETVTDLAAAGKKLGISFLEDLTDVNFSSSPCPYAYCVNEKGTVKEEKHEKRHEDSAVTNGPRITNAFSIFETENNLFSPLDLRASFKKVSDTIQAPNISLDRSDVCKDAEPASTLAEHSYAVSSGGDTSQGAPFVERDSSPSYQVGEDRYENHQATPVIQQGKQAGSTPKSAFKPQGTDLAIAKAPASTVTTAEAQHEAVTDQTITSFPKSQNKAGDLHVSTEAENTSADVSASGTTVTPPVYSCNCCAKSFNERALLTAHLQLHSEHQETFICKYCSKQFANLNILESHEQVCMRSSNLPAHNENEQNFADNYTATEGQNGSSYANTEPLLSENSITDCSNANCTLPETDHLVKVVDGQILYTCVVCKRSYVTLSSLRRHANVHSWRRTYPCHYCNKVFALAEYRTRHEIWHTGERRYQCIFCLETFMTYYILKNHQKSFHAIDHRLSVNKKTANGGLKPSMYPYKLYRLLPMKCRRLPYKSYRNSSYENVPPSTQANETASSNCFIPSSLSSELPPLNFQHSIMSNNRTLALDTSSCNDTASSTNTQNSSSWGVGILNSDLQRDFFPVEKRVPTAANDSGSQECDSSVVSLANVSENSTSVISYSSSAPSVIMHSSRVSSVIMHSKTVTSIENSKTESSNNLPSQSVSDDCKYGSDNYGKCITKSKTIKERKKTLPYNRAEATEDTQHVTGSGGSCSKTTNTVQESSKTETYIAKPALPGTSADSNVAPLCQITVKIGNEAIVKRHILGSKLFCKRGRKSKHESKQDNLIEEPEMEVKEKSPSRLYSSECLELTEMCDDVSDQDSSDKPWRPYYNYKPKKKSKQLRKMKKTKWRKKHGRRSISVESHNTCSREYALRNAPEEKAVSQEENTEMPNLHCELCDRDQSSAPEAQEHVHWHVAASKPSTCEFCQKQFRSPSTLKMHMRCHTGEKPYTCKTCGKCFSVPGNLQKHERIHLGVKDFVCQYCNKAFTLNETLKIHERIHTGEKRYHCQFCFQSFLYLSTKRNHEQRHILEHNGKGYACFQCPKICKTAAALGMHQKKHLFKSPGTQDRKEQFCSESTKLLENPHFLGSEGSEVKNTQNVTPEVIL